In the Tetrapisispora phaffii CBS 4417 chromosome 7, complete genome genome, one interval contains:
- the CYK3 gene encoding Cyk3p (similar to Saccharomyces cerevisiae CYK3 (YDL117W); ancestral locus Anc_2.319), whose protein sequence is MSVAFMVKARYGWSGQAKGDLGFLEGDIMNVTKTTGDWYYGFLLRNKKSKGYFPKNFVIELNGKTKPSVEAITADAKLPNIPSRSKYEASQSSPNLPSLIKSNGSSNLYSQSSTPNNNSSYRKQSSSGYNNKAKYQALRNLPNKETFPALPQIPVSKSNSDSRYKLMKSHSENDIPVRDYNYYKDNSNFYDGYMPSNIRSSCTSSFVTDDSSNTNLFSNSKYLDSSLVSSENSFALMSDFSATSAGSFMRHKYAQSFEASSLDKSEVDVNNDSFSGKAGGFLNKIFLRNGNGSVDSPKLPDLTNMSINNENDNDAKDWLVVNKHLNRSKTLTKYEKHPRYMRALEEHRDIVLHPQDYIYNGLNTNEVVYDSNDRCFKGSIDIELKNINMQYLDKMTRQRCDKSSIPPNVRLDMWCKTTFSARYQTTLEKLRGIYIFCTEMFELIDDHGATDFNREPVNIDTLLTGKYCTPYQLTWLFKKLANCLGIRTEVVLGFLKTPMSNNSEFKYNHCWLRILVNKEWRFIDVILGNITNPIHEFVNKKKTTRADNFYFLTEPLNLIYTHIPARDYEQHIVPSVDQLSALYLPLVFPSFFKNDIKLYKFSTALSFLEDSEIYECSLEIPSDIELYATVVTPGENSSNKSYVLSQVRKLKPESNRKIAVIKAVLPPGAKAGDIYVHSGLKSSRISNQNAHQLSLIIPLSHKGASMDYEFVKLTGNENIKKIDQYIVEPQNKFIYQNTEYNFEIFQHPYDNVIYNNKSLSKNGKQPLIVKSPSGKIYELKNNDQNSPFGTWRRKIKVKESGTWRGLMLSDSSSNWFTFAEWTCL, encoded by the coding sequence atGTCCGTTGCGTTTATGGTGAAGGCCAGGTATGGCTGGTCAGGTCAAGCTAAAGGCGATTTGGGCTTCTTGGAAGGAGATATAATGAACGTGACAAAAACTACAGGGGATTGGTACTATGGATTTCTTCtgagaaacaaaaaaagtaaAGGTTATTTCCCAAAAAACTTTGTCATTGAACTCAATGGCAAAACCAAACCGTCTGTGGAGGCAATTACCGCAGATGCTAAGCTCCCGAATATACCATCAAGATCAAAATATGAAGCTTCACAATCCTCGCCAAATTTACCGTCTTTGATTAAATCAAATGGTTCTTCAAACTTATATTCTCAATCCTCGACACCAAATAACAATTCCAGCTACAGGAAACAAAGTTCAAGtggatataataataaagcaAAATATCAAGCCTTGCGGAATTTACCAAATAAGGAGACTTTCCCAGCGTTACCACAGATTCCTGTAAGTAAGAGTAACTCCGATTCACGttataaattaatgaaatcaCATTCAGAAAATGATATCCCAGTAAGAGATTATAATTACTACAaagataattcaaatttttacGATGGGTACATGCCAAGCAACATAAGATCCTCATGTACCTCAAGCTTTGTGACAGATGATAGTTCTAATACTAATTTATTCTcgaattcaaaatatttggatAGTTCTTTGGTCTCGAGTGAAAACAGTTTTGCATTGATGTCTGATTTTAGTGCCACGTCAGCAGGAAGTTTTATGAGACATAAGTACGCACAATCATTCGAGGCTTCTTCTCTTGATAAATCTGAAGTAGATGTTAATAACGATTCATTCAGTGGTAAAGCAGGAggatttttgaataaaattttcttaaGGAATGGTAATGGTAGTGTTGATTCCCCAAAACTACCAGATTTGACGAATATGAgcattaataatgaaaatgacaACGATGCAAAAGATTGGTTGGTGGTCAATAAGCATTTAAACAGATCAAAGACTttaacaaaatatgaaaaacaTCCAAGGTACATGAGAGCATTAGAAGAGCACAGAGATATTGTTCTACATCCGCAAGattacatatataatggCTTAAACACTAATGAAGTTGTTTATGATAGCAACGATAGATGTTTTAAAGGCAGCATAgatattgaattgaaaaatatcaatatgcAATACCTTGACAAAATGACTAGACAACGATGTGATAAATCAAGTATTCCTCCAAATGTTAGGCTTGATATGTGGTGTAAAACAACATTTTCAGCCAGATATCAAACAACActagaaaaattaagaggtatatatatattctgtACAGAGATGTTTGAGTTAATCGATGATCACGGAGCCACAGATTTTAATAGAGAACCAGTAAATATCGATACATTGTTGACTGGGAAATATTGTACTCCATATCAATTAACTTGGTTATTTAAGAAGTTAGCAAATTGTCTAGGTATTAGAACAGAAGTTGTCTTAGGCTTTTTGAAAACTCCTATGTCAAATAATTCggaatttaaatataatcatTGCTGGTTGAGAATTTTAGTAAATAAGGAATGGAGATTCATTGATGTTATTTTAGGTAATATCACAAATCCTATCCATGAATTTGTtaacaagaaaaaaacgACAAGGGCTGATAACTTTTATTTCCTAACCGAgccattaaatttaatctACACACATATTCCAGCAAGGGACTACGAGCAGCATATTGTTCCAAGTGTTGATCAATTATCAGCCTTATACCTACCATTAGTTTTTCCTTCGTTTTTCAAGAATGATATTAAGTTATACAAATTTAGCACTGCTTTGTCTTTCTTGGAGGATTCTGAAATATATGAGTGTTCTCTAGAAATTCCTAGTGATATTGAACTTTATGCTACCGTGGTAACTCCTGGTGAAAACAGTTCAAACAAGAGTTATGTCTTGTCCCAAGTAAGAAAGTTGAAACCCGAAAGTAACCGTAAAATTGCCGTCATTAAAGCAGTACTACCTCCAGGAGCAAAAGCTGGTGATATTTACGTTCACTCGGGTTTAAAGAGTTCTCGAATTTCAAATCAAAATGCTCATCAATTATCACTGATTATCCCTTTATCTCATAAAGGTGCCAGTATGGATTACGAATTTGTTAAGCTGACAggaaatgaaaatattaagaaaATAGATCAATATATTGTGGAGCCACAGAATAAgtttatttatcaaaacacagaatataattttgaaatatttcaacaCCCATATGATAATGTTATTTACAATAATAAGTCATTGAGCAAAAATGGTAAACAACCCTTAATTGTTAAATCACCATCTGgtaaaatatatgaattGAAGAATAACGATCAAAATTCACCTTTTGGAACATGgagaagaaaaataaaggTGAAAGAAAGTGGCACATGGAGAGGATTGATGCTTTCAGATTCTAGTTCCAATTGGTTCACGTTTGCAGAGTGGACATGTCTATAA
- the RPL9A gene encoding 60S ribosomal protein uL6 (similar to Saccharomyces cerevisiae RPL9A (YGL147C); ancestral locus Anc_2.321): MKYIQTEQSINIPAGVNVSIKARVVKVTGPRGTLVKNLKHIDVTFKKIDNTLIKVTVHDGERKHVAALRTVKSLIDNLITGVTRGYKYKMRYVYAHFPINVNVIENEGKKFIEIRNFLGDKKVRQVPVREGVAVEFSANQKDEIVLSGNSVEDVSQNAADIQQICRVRNKDIRKFLDGIYVSQKGHIVEEL, encoded by the coding sequence ATGAAGTACATCCAAACTGAGCAATCCATCAATATCCCAGCTGGTGTTAACGTTAGTATCAAAGCTAGAGTTGTCAAGGTTACTGGTCCAAGAGGTACCTTAGTCAAGAACTTAAAGCACATTGATGTTACTTTCAAAAAGATTGACAACACCTTGATCAAGGTTACCGTCCACGATGGTGAGAGAAAGCACGTTGCCGCTTTAAGAACTGTCAAGTCTTTGATTGACAACTTAATCACTGGTGTCACCAGAGGTTACAAGTACAAGATGAGATACGTTTATGCGCATTTCCCAATCAACGTCAAcgttattgaaaatgaaggtaagaaattcattgaaattagaaatttCTTAGGTGACAAGAAGGTCAGACAAGTCCCAGTCAGAGAAGGTGTTGCTGTCGAATTCTCTGCCAACCAAAAGGatgaaattgttttatCTGGTAACTCTGTTGAAGATGTCTCTCAAAATGCTGCTGATATTCAACAAATCTGTCGTGTCAGAAACAAGGATATCCGTAAGTTCTTAGATGGTATCTACGTTTCCCAAAAGGGTCACATCGTTGAAGAATTATAA